The following proteins are encoded in a genomic region of Chaetodon auriga isolate fChaAug3 chromosome 8, fChaAug3.hap1, whole genome shotgun sequence:
- the rpp38 gene encoding ribonuclease P protein subunit p38, whose amino-acid sequence MDTHFKPFALLRIRCGMATTGKPVKKEIKRHMPAKTSFTSPFTPKWSPLPQEDMHFILKTLKDKLLSTGLQKKEVKVFRPWRKKKDQKPAATSEPGPQVSRDAQVQDSPENGWTDVSARRQLAIGINEVTKALERNELKLLLVCKSVKPQHMTDHLIALSATRGVPACQVPRLSHSVSEPLGLKSVLALGFRQCASKDEEVFTDAVDAITSRVPSLDVAWLQDAAPSVTPDDPAGMEEEEDTAEGKGQKRKLDTEPEEVTESASSCTLQPLKVKKIVGNSARKKRKIQS is encoded by the coding sequence ATGTGGAATGGCCACCACAGGAAAGCCTGTTAAAAAGGAAATCAAACGGCACATGCCAGCCAAGACATCCTTCACCTCACCATTCACTCCAAAATGGAGCCCTCTTCCCCAAGAAGACATGCATTTCATCCTGAAAACCCTAAAGGACAAGCTGCTTTCCACAGGTCTTCAGAAGAAAGAGGTGAAAGTGTTTCGACcgtggaggaaaaagaaagaccAGAAACCTGCTGCCACATCAGAACCTGGTCCCCAGGTCAGCCGGGACGCACAGGTGCAGGATTCTCCTGAAAATGGCTGGACAGATGTGTCAGCCAGAAGACAACTGGCCATTGGCATCAACGAGGTCACCAAAGCTTTGGAGAGGAACGAGCTCAAACTGTTGCTTGTGTGCAAGTCCGTCAAGCCGCAACACATGACAGACCACCTGATAGCACTGAGTGCAACGAGAGGTGTGCCGGCCTGCCAGGTGCCCCGGCTGAGCCACAGCGTGTCGGAGCCGCTGGGGTTGAAAAGTGTCCTCGCGCTGGGATTCAGACAATGTGCCTCCAAAGACGAAGAGGTGTTCACTGATGCTGTTGATGCCATTACATCCAGAGTGCCTTCACTGGATGTTGCATGGCTGCAAGATGCAGCACCCAGTGTAACACCTGACGACCCTGCAGgcatggaagaggaggaggacactgCCGAGGGGAAGGGCCAGAAAAGGAAGCTTGATACTGAACCGGAGGAGGTCACAGAGTCGGCCTCCTCCTGCACTCTGCAACCtctcaaagtgaaaaaaatagtAGGCAACTCtgcaaggaaaaaaagaaagattcaaTCATAG
- the nmt2 gene encoding glycylpeptide N-tetradecanoyltransferase 2 — MMAEDSESAASQQSLELDDQDTCGIDGDNEEENEHMQGSPGGDLGAKRKKKKQKRKKEKPSSGGAKSDSASDSQEIKNPGLPIQKLQDIQRAMELLSCQGPAKSIDEAAKHKYQFWDTQPVPKLNEVVTSHGPIEADKENIRQEPYSLPQGFMWDTLDLSNADVLKELYTLLNENYVEDDDNMFRFDYSPNFLKWALRPPGWLPQWHCGVRVSSNKKLVGFISAIPADIRIYETLKRMVEINFLCVHKKLRSKRVAPVLIREITRRVNLEGIFQAVYTAGVVLPKPVSTCRYWHRSLNPRKLVEVKFSHLSRNMTLQRTMKLYRLPDSTKTPGLRPMEKRDIRQVTELLQKYLRRFQLAPSMGEEEVAHWFLPQDTIIDTYVVEGAGGVLTDFASFYTLPSTVMHHPLHRSLKAAYSFYNVHTQTPLLDLMNDALILAKLKGFDVFNALDLMENKVFLEKLKFGIGDGNLQYYLYNWKCPPMDPDKVGLVLQ, encoded by the exons atgatgGCGGAGGACAGTGAATCCGCGGCCAGTCAGCAGAGCCTGGAGCTAGATGACCAGGATACCTGCGGAATAGACGGAGACAACGAAGAGGAGAATGAGCATATGCAAGG GAGTCCAGGGGGAGATTTGGGGgccaagaggaagaagaagaagcagaagaggaagaaagaaaagccCAGCTCGGGGGGAGCCAAGTCTGACTCTGCCTCTGACTCTCAGGAGATCAAG AACCCTGGCTTGCCCATTCAGAAACTGCAGGACATCCAAAGAGCCATGGAGCTGCTGTCCTGCCAGGGTCCGGCAAAGAGCATCGATGAGGCAGCCAAGCACAAGTATCAGTTCTGGGACACCCAGCCAGTGCCGAAGCTAA ATGAGGTGGTGACGAGTCATGGGCCGATAGAAGCAGACAAAGAGAACATCAGACAGGAGCCATATTCCTTACCTCAAGGATTTATGTGGGACACTCTGGATCTCAGCAATGCAGATGTA CTGAAGGAGTTGTACACGTTGTTAAATGAGAACTATGTGGAGGATGACGACAACATGTTCAGATTTGATTATTCACCAAACTTTCTCAAATG ggCTCTGCGTCCACCTGGCTGGCTACCACAGTGGCATTGTGGAGTGAGAGTGTCCTCAAATAAGAAGCTTGTTGGCTTCATCAGTGCCATTCCTGCTGATATACGCATCTATGAAAC acTGAAGAGGATGGTTGAAATCAACTTCCTGTGTGTCCATAAGAAGCTACGTTCAAAGCGCGTTGCTCCAGTGCTAATCAGAGAGATCACACGGAGGGTGAACTTAGAAGGCATATTTCAGGCAGTATACACAGCAGGAGTGGTACTGCCTAAGCCTGTGTCCACATGCAG GTATTGGCATCGTTCTCTGAACCCCAGAAAGCTTGTGGAAGTTAAATTCTCCCACCTGAGCAGAAACATGACCCTGCAAAGAACCATGAAACTCTACAGACTACCAGAT AGCACCAAGACCCCAGGTCTGCGGCCGATGGAGAAGCGTGACATCCGCCAGGTGACCGAGCTGCTACAGAAGTACCTGAGACGTTTCCAGCTTGCACCATCTatgggagaagaggaggtggcTCACTGGTTCTTGCCACAGGACACCATAATTGACACATATGTAGTAGAG gGTGCTGGTGGTGTGCTGACAGACTTCGCTAGTTTCTACACCCTGCCCTCGACTGTGATGCACCACCCTCTCCACAGGAGCCTGAAGGCTGCTTATTCTTTCTACAATGTTCATACACAAACCCCACTACTGGACTTAATGAATGATGCACTGATCCTGGCCAAACTG AAAGGTTTTGATGTGTTCAACGCCTTGGATCTAATGGAGAATAAGGTGTTCCTGGAGAAGCTCAAGTTTGGCATAGGAGATGGAAATCTGCAGTATTACCTCTACAACTGGAAATGTCCCCCGATGGACCCCGATAAG gttGGCCTCGTCCTTCAGTAG
- the fam171a1 gene encoding protein FAM171A1: MMRAVDTKRTAAIVLCLLGYMVSKAATKTLQEDSATEEVTLKVHLSDASTHQPLGGATVQLFANHTSVTTETSSADGNTYLRFPYRLGTPLVVTATKQGYVPNSVPWTPSRLPVFSSISLDLLPERAATLMVYEDVVEIVSGLQGLRHQPTVHFQRRALSLPSNTSYANLTALLTVASTPSHIQHFPHLQVLSGNGTGAEKRFDLTPVAAISVHLLASDGAELQVNEPITVSVPLPADSGLKENDHIPAWRFDPRLGAWIKSSWGHVQREGNQLSLTYIAPQLGYWVAAMSPLHSGPIFAKDISTYHTVFLLAILGGMALILLCLLCLLLYYCRRRCLKPRVSHRKLTLSSGLDSSKRDQATSMSHLNLISNEVQLELVSTATEPDMTTPMLKPFSYEHQDNPRQHNIIHHSKHSRSSLGNNSHHGSSLGNLTPHSRDYRQSAETFQLKAALSSGTERGYRQSYTSVCSSSNLISDALSSANHGQVSANHLSSIGIVDCISPCSPPHSPSRGEGCESRAPDYLLSRSVDHLERPSLPLLTRPGQLLCCGSVDLLSGGEGYPRVRPTLVIPAHYMRLPGEHPLSGQALLLQTDQQSDLETIQAELNASHSQQPLGQTPTDCTPDPTKQSDGERIGLSESLSIPAALGETALVEINSEDTLLAEKTLMELRGGKPLPHPRAWFVSLDGRSNAHIRHSYIDLQRAGCHSNTPGGGGQQGNGSCGRHGNGTDASLDSGVDLNEPRAGRRGRDVEREERGIEKDRSKGTAPAMAYTQLVYVDDLDRGVSEEETPKCIPQDSKTGPTLSDKEEGQGGDQEQGSVEGVQIQEEPPSLSSSSPASPPPLPTPEGETFRTDHALLSVSPDGDATHEDGEEEKKSPWQRREERPLLAFNLK; encoded by the exons AGGTGACTCTGAAGGTTCACCTGAGCGATGCCAGCACTCACCAGCCCCTGGGAGGAGCCACCGTGCAGCTCTTTGCCAACCACACTTCTGTAACCACGGAAACCTCATCAGCTGATGGCAACACCTACCTGCGCTTCCCCTACCGCCTTGGGACACCGTTGGTCGTCACTGCAACCAAACAAGGATATGTGCCAAACTCAGTGCCCTGGACTCCCTCCAGATTACctg TATTTTCCTCCATCAGCCTGGACCTGCTACCAGAAAGAGCTGCTACTCTGATGGTGTATGAAGATGTTGTGGAGATTGTGTCAGGCTTACAAg GTTTGAGGCATCAGCCCACAGTTCATTTCCAGCGCAGAGCTTTAAGTCTTCCTTCCAACACTTCCTACGCCAACCTAACGGCTCTGCTCACCGTGGCCAGCACCCCCTCGCACATCCAGCACTTTCCACACCTGCAGGTCCTCAGCGGCAACGGCACAG GGGCCGAGAAGAGGTTTGACTTGACTCCTGTAGCAGCCATCTCTGTTCACTTATTGGCCAGCGACGGAGCGGAGCTGCAGGTGAATGAGCCAATCACGGTCTCCGTCCCCCTGCCGGCTGACAGTGGCCTGAAGGAAAATGATCACATACCTGCTTGGAGATTTGACCCACGCTTAG gTGCCTGGATAAAGAGCAGTTGGGGTCATGTGCAGAGGGAGGGCAACCAGCTTAGTCTGACCTATATTGCTCCTCAGCTGGGATATTGGGTGGCCGCCATGTCTCCGCTACACTCAG GTCCAATATTTGCAAAGGACATCAGCACATACCACACCGTGTTTCTCTTGGCTATACTGGGAGGCATGGCCCTCATCctgctctgcctgctctgcCTCCTATTGTACTACTGCAG GCGCCGCTGTTTGAAACCTCGAGTGTCTCACCGCAAGCTCACGCTGTCCTCTGGTCTGGACAGCAGTAAGAGGGATCAAGCCACCTCCATGTCCCACCTCAACCTCATCAGCAATGAG GTGCAGCTGGAACTTGTTTCCACAGCAACTGAGCCCGACATGACCACACCGATGCTGAAGCCTTTCTCGTATGAACACCAAGACAATCCGCGTCAACACAACATAATccatcacagcaaacacagccgCTCCTCTCTCGGCAACAACAGCCACCATGGCTCATCTCTTGGCAATCTGACGCCTCACAGCAGAGACTACCGGCAGTCTGCCGAGACGTTCCAGTTAAAGGCTGCCCTTTCATCCGGAACGGAGCGGGGCTACCGTCAATCATACACGTCTGTCTGCTCATCCAGCAACCTGATTTCAGATGCGCTGTCATCAGCCAATCACGGTCAGGTGTCGGCTAACCATCTGAGCAGCATCGGGATTGTTGATTGCATCTCACCTTGCTCTCCACCTCACTCCCCcagcagaggggaggggtgTGAGTCCAGAGCTCCTGACTACCTTCTGTCCCGCTCTGTGGACCACCTGGAGCGTCCCAGTCTCCCATTGCTCACCCGACCGggccagctgctctgctgcggCTCTGTGGATctgctgagtggaggagagggctACCCGAGGGTACGTCCAACACTGGTGATCCCAGCACACTACATGCGCCTGCCTGGGGAGCACCCTCTGTCTGGTCAGGCCCTCCTGCTGCAGACTGACCAGCAGAGCGACTTGGAGACCATCCAGGCTGAGCTCAATGCCTCACATTCCCAGCAGCCCCTGGGGCAAACCCCCACTGACTGCACCCCAGATCCCACCAAGCAAAGCGATGGAGAGCGGATCGGCCTGTCAGAGTCTCTTTCTATCCCTGCAGCACTTGGGGAAACAGCTCTTGTGGAAATAAACAGTGAGGACACCTTGTTGGCTGAAAAGACTTTAATGGAGCTAAGAGGAGGGAAGCCTCTGCCTCACCCACGAGCCTGGTTTGTCTCACTGGACGGACGCTCCAATGCTCACATCCGTCACTCCTACATCGACCTCCAGCGGGCGGGGTGCCACAGCAACACTCCAGGTGGAGGAGGTCAGCAAGGTAATGGCAGCTGTGGGAGGCACGGCAACGGCACCGATGCCAGTCTGGACTCTGGCGTGGACCTGAACGAGCCGAGAGCGGGCCGCAGGGGGAGAGACGTAGAGCGCGAGGAAAGAGGTATCGAGAAAGACAGGTCGAAGGGCACAGCACCAGCCATGGCCTACACCCAGCTGGTCTATGTGGATGATCTGGATAGGGGAGTCAGCGAGGAGGAGACGCCCAAGTGCATCCCACAGGACAGTAAAACAGGACCCACCCTGTCAGACAAAGAAGAGGGTCAGGGAGGGGATCAGGAGCAGGGGAGTGTGGAGGGGGTACAAATACAAGAGGAACCGCCCTCactttcctcttcatcacctgcttctcctcctcccctgccaACACCGGAGGGAGAGACTTTCAGGACTGATCATGCACTGCTGTCAGTCTCTCCTGATGGCGATGCAACACacgaggatggagaggaggagaagaagagtccctggcagaggagagaggagcgacCCCTGCTGGCCTTCAACCTGAAATGA